GATGAGTAGCTTTCTGGTAGATCAAAGTTCTATCTGTTTGCTTACCTTATGAGATGAAGGGTTTGTATGCTCTGAAGCCAATGGTGATGAGTAGCTTTCTGTTAGATCAAAGTTCATCTGTTTGGTTACCCTATGAGATGAAGAGTTTGTGTGCTTTGAATTAGTAAATTAATTGATCTTTTCTATCCAATGCGTGTATTGTACTGTTGAAAGATTATTTGGGGGTAGATCAAGATATTTATGTTAACGTACAATTTAGCGGCTATAGTCTGCTGTAGCCCCATTTAATTTCGCTATTAGTTATTTTAGATGTCATTCGCCAAATACCAAGGCTGGAGATTTAAAACGTTGGGAATAACGCATCAAAGGGCCCTTCTGCTGGTTCTAGGTCACTGCCTGCCTGTATTCATTTTTTTTTACCACTCATTATTTTATGCGTGCCGTCTATATAGTCGAGCACATCCAAGTGAGTAATTGACCATCAAAGCTGCTCTCCTGGCCACGGCAGACTATGATCAGGTTCGACTATACTCAGTTTGACAGTATGTAACCTGCGATGACAGTTTCTAAGGCAACACTTGAATTTTCAGTCTTCAATCATTTTCGTCAAGAACACTGATGCTCTATGCAATCAATACTGCTTGATTTTTAAAACTTCCTTCACACGCTAGATGCAAACACAGTCAAAACGCTGAAAGCCGAATTCACTCGTCAGATTGTTCATTTACTGGCGACACTACACATAGCAGTTTTGCCCATCGTAGCTGTTGCTTATGACAGTGAACATGGACTGCTAGAACATCTATGCAGACACAGGGTGGTCCTTCAAGAAGCTGACCAGGAGATCATTCACCTTGTCCGGGAACTGCTCCTGAACAAAATGGCTTCCTTCAGGGATGTAGGTGATCTTTAGGTCCGGTGCGAATTTCTCCATGATGCCATCTTTCAAAACGGACTCAACCCCAGGGAACTTGAACACGTAGTCTTTCTCCCCCATGACAACAAACACTGGGACTTGAAATTTTGGATCTTCAATTGGCTTCCTTTTATGGAGAGACCTGTCAAATGCAGCATATTACACCTTGATTTTTCAAAACCCACAAAACAAATAGTATGGTTGGCCCAGTTGCTATTGTTACCTATATGGCATCTCCATTGGATACCGGAAACCCGATTTCTCATAGAGTGAAGCATACACAGCGAGATCATCCTCAGTGAACCACTCTGGAAGAGGTATTGACAAGTCCGCAAGGTCCATAATCTCTTGGTCTTCTTTTGCTATTGGGATTTCGCTCCTAGAGAAGAGCACGTAGATGGTCCGAACAACTCTCTTGACATCATACCGGCCAAAATCAGCTTCCGCTCTTCCTGGTTCCTACAAGAACAAGCTTCCCCTGTCATTGTTTTCTGTCGCTCTGCTCAATTTGGCAATggggattatatatatatatatatatatatatatatatatatatattagagagcAACCCGCCAGCGCAAAATGTAGAAGCCTTCTGGCAAGCTGGTGTGGGATGAGCCACCGTTAAGGAAGGGGATCCCCAAACACATAACACCGCATGTGCGGCTAGGGTGACGAAGAGCAAACT
This sequence is a window from Miscanthus floridulus cultivar M001 chromosome 10, ASM1932011v1, whole genome shotgun sequence. Protein-coding genes within it:
- the LOC136486324 gene encoding uncharacterized protein, with amino-acid sequence MNMEQQVEHSHLPIRGLSLHVAQAGKGELATVVFLHGFPEIWYSWRHQMLAVAAAGYRAVAPDWRGYGLSDQPPEPEAASYDDLVEDLLAILDALSVPKAFLVAKDFGARPAYEFALRHPSRTCGVMCLGIPFLNGGSSHTSLPEGFYILRWREPGRAEADFGRYDVKRVVRTIYVLFSRSEIPIAKEDQEIMDLADLSIPLPEWFTEDDLAVYASLYEKSGFRYPMEMPYRSLHKRKPIEDPKFQVPVFVVMGEKDYVFKFPGVESVLKDGIMEKFAPDLKITYIPEGSHFVQEQFPDKVNDLLVSFLKDHPVSA